The Pirellulales bacterium genomic interval GTTGCGGGCTCGGGAGCGATCGGGACGAACACCCTTGCCAGCACTGCGGGCTCGGGGGCGTTACCAACGGTCGCCGCGGCGGTAGCAATCGACGTGGATCGTGTCGCCGACGGGCCCCATGCCGAAATGCACGGCGCCGGAGGTGGAGGTGTTGAGCACGATCGCGCCGGCGGCCTGATAGGCATTCACGGCGATGCGCGAATCGTGCGAAATGTCGCCGCTGATCACGGCCCAATGCGGGCGGCACCAGGCGGCAAACATCGCCGGTAGCGCGGTCGGGCTGCCGTGGTGCGGCACCATCGCCACGTCGAACGGAATCGTCGGCTCCGCAACCACGGCTTCGGTGCCGGGGGGAGCCAGATCGCCGGTCATCAAGAATCGCCGGCCGTGCCACACGATTGAAAGCAGTATGCTGTCGGCATTTTCAGTTTGGCCCATGCCGTCGGGCGGCGGATGAAGCACCTCGATCCGCGAATCGTCGCCGCTCGCCAGCCGGTCGCCCACGGCGATTTCGCGCATCGGCACCCCCGTGCGGCGAACCGCGGCTTGCAAGGTCCGCAACGCTCCGGTGTCGCGATTGAACATCACGGGCGAGACATAAATCACGCCGACCGAGAAACGCTCGAGCAATTCGGGCACGGCGTTGAAATGGTCGACATCGTTGTGCGAAATCACGATGGCATCGATGTGCGTTTGCCCGTGCGACCAGAGGTAGTTGGAAATGTCGCGAGCGGCCACGAGCGGTTGGCCGAGCCGGCCCGCATCCGACATAAGCACGCGGCCGCCGGGCAACTCCATCACGACCGCGCAGCCGTGGCCGACGGAAACGAACGTGCAATCCAGTCCACCGGAATGGGCCGGCAGGAATCGCGCCGCAGCGAATCCAACTCCGCACCAGGCCGCGAATCCCGCCGCCGGCCAAAGCAACCAGCGGCGATGCGACAGAATGCGGCCGTAGTTCAACCCGACCCAAGCCAGGCCGACATAGAAACCCGCGAGCCACCATTCGCGCGGACCGGGCAACCAAAAGTGGTTTCCCGGCAGCGTCGACGCTTTGGTCACCATCCATTCCAAGAGCCGCAAATTCCAATCGCAAACCGAGCCGAACACGGCTCCAAGCGGCGGCACGGCCCAGCCCACCAGCAACACCGCGAAGCCGGCGGCCATCGCGATCGTCATTGGCAGAAGCACAAGCGGCGTGAGCACGATCGCGGCCGGCGCGAGCAAATGGAATCGAGCCATCACCAGCGGCATCGCCACCAGCCAAATCACGAGGCCGGCGAGCGTCGTGCGCCGCACCTCTTCGCCAAACCAGCGCAGCGCGCGCACCGGCCAAGGCCGCGTTCGCTCGATCAGTGCCGCCAAGGGATCGTAGGCGATCGGCTTGCCTTGCGGATTGGTGGTCATGCGGCGGTGTTCGCGATCGGCGAACAAGATCAAGCCGGCGACGGCCAGGAACGACAATTGCGCTCCGGCGCGGAATAAATCGGTCGGATTGAATGCCACGACCACCAAGCCCGCCAAAGCGAGCGAGTTCAGCCCCGCGCGGCGCCGGGAGAGCCACATCGAACCGCATACGATCCAAACCAAGATCATCGCCCGCACCACCGGCGGCTGAGCGTCGGTCACAAGCGCGTAGAGGCCCGTCAGCGCAGCGACGGCCAGCAGCGCGAGCGGCCGCGGCACGAAACCCGTCCGCAACGCCAGAAAAAGCAGATACGCGAGGATGCCGACGTGCAAACCGGCGACGACCATGATGTGGATCGTGCCGGTGAGCATGAACGGCTCGACGCGGCTCGGATCGAGATCGTCGTGCGCGCCGAGAAGCACGGCTTGGGCCAACGGGGATTGCGTTTTTGAGATGTAGCGGTGCAGAAGATCTTGGCCGCGCCGCCGCACTTCCGAGACCAGCCGCGCAAGGCTCCAGCCCGACGCTCGCTCGACGATCGCGATGCAGGCCGGCACCTTCACGTGGAGCGCGGCCAAATCTCTGCGGCCGCGCGCCAGTTCGGCGTAGTCGATTTCGCCCGGATTGCTGGCCGGAGATGGGGCCGAGATGCGGCCGAAAATTCGCAGCCGGTCACCGGCATGAATCGAGAGATCGTCAAGCCGGCCGTCCACCTCGACGTCGGCAATGCCGGAAGCGCTCCGCCATCGCTCCGAATCGCGGATCGCAACTGCGCGAATGGCGAACCGCGTTTGATCGCGCTTCTTGATCGAGCGCAGCGGATCGTACGGCGGCGCGGGGATGAATCGCGGACCGCCGGCGACAATTGCTTCGATGCACACCGGCTCGGGCAATTCGCGGGCAAACAGCCCGATGTCGTCGGCCGCGAAAAAGTGCCAGTAAAGATGGTGCCACGCCCCGCCGATCGCGGCCACGCACATCAATAGGGCCAACGCTGCGGGCAGTGCGCGCCGCCGCCATAGCAACCGCCAGACGATCAACGCGACCGCGGCCGTCCAGAGCCAAACCGGAAGCGCTGGCCCGCGCCAACGATCGACCACAATGCCGCCGCATGCCGCTGCAAACACGACGACCAGCGGTTGGTATGCACGACGCATCGCCGTCGCCCCAGGGGCGAATCTATCTTAGTTTGCGATCAAATCTTCCGGTTTCACGCCTTTTTTGAAACCGCCGAAGCCAAAGAAGCTCGGATTATATCGGCCGACCAAATCGACATCGGCCTTTTCGGGCACGTTCATGCCCATGCACCAATAGGCCGCGTTGACGAGCATGCGTCGGAGAGCTTCGTTTTCCAGGTCGACCGAGGCGCCCATCGTCGTGCAGAAGTTTTGGGCCGTCTTGCCCGAGGTGCCGGTGTAGGGCTTGATCCAGGCGATCGGCATCATGGGGTTATTTTTCTTCCCTTCCAGCGGCGGATCGGTCGGCTTCATCCCTTGCAAAACTTCTCCGAGAATTACCGGCTTGACATCCGACAGCATCGGCAAGCGGACTTCGTAGACATCGGTCGGCACCCAAATTTCGCCGTCTTTGATGCCGCGAAGAATCGGATGGTTGGCCATGCCGGGGGCGAAGATTCCGCGCGTGCTCTGGCTTTTGTGGCCACCCCAATGGTTGATCCAAGTTTCGCCGAGAACATGCCGGCCGAAACCGCCATCCCAGCCTTTCACGCCGCTGTTGTACGAGTATTTTGCATACGGGCTCGAGCGCGGAATGTCGAACGCATGCGTGGCCGTGCGAAGCCCGATAATCGGCCGGCCCGATTCGATATAGTCGGCCACGTATTTCATTTTCGCGTCAGGATAATTGCGGAAACGCGTGAGCATGATCAGCAGGTCGGCCGTTTTCAGCATTTCGAGGCCGGGCGTGTTGGAATGCTCGTTCGGATCGATGGTGCCGTTCGTGCGGTTGATGGAAAACAGCACCGTGCAGTGAAAGCCGTGATGCTCGGCGAGGATCTTCGCCAACTGCGGTAGTCCTTCTTCGGATCGATATTCTTCATCTCCCGAGAGCAACACGATTTGCTTGCCATGCCCCGGCCCTTCCTTGCCGTCGAACACGATCCAAGGATCGGCCGCCCGCGCTTGCGCGGCGACCAGACCGGAAAAGGCCATCGAGAACAAAACCGCGCCCCCAAACAAGAATCGCCAGCCGCTCATGGATGCCGTCCTTTGTCGAAGTGGAAAATCGCTATTGGGCTCGATCGCGAACCACTTCCGCCCCTCGGGTGAAGCTGGGAGGAAATCGCGAAGAATCTAGGATACGAGCGCGCGGCAGCGGAAGCAACAGGCGGGGAACCGACCGATAGCATCCTCGCTAACGCTTCGGGCTTGTATATCGCGACACTAGCCCGAAGCGTTAGCGAGGAACGAACCGCCGCGGGACGATCCATCCATTTCGTTGCACGAGCGCCCAGCCCGCGTCGTCCGTCGCAATAGAACCAGAACTCGAAAAAAGAACGTCTGTCAGCGGCGGCCCTCGCTAACGCTTCGGGCTTGTATGGCTGGGTTTGTTAATGGCCGGCAAGGGGGAGTTCCCAGCAGGCGGCCTGTTCGGAGTTGCGCACCAGCAGATGTCGGCCCCAGAGGCAGAGCGTGTTCCACGTCTGGCCGTCCAATGCCTGGAAGCGGCCAAGCTCGCTGAAGGCCTCGGGCGATGCCTCGACGAGCGCGATTTCGCCGTCTTCCGATTCTATCAGCAACAGCTCTCCGACGCGGAGAATCTGGCCGTGCCCATAATGGCCCTGCTTCCACTGCCGCTTGGCGGTGCTTAGCTCGGCGCATTCGAGAATGCCGTCGGAGAGGCCGAAAGCGAATCCGCGCAACACGGCGACGTTGGTGAATTTCGTCTTGAGGATATTGTTGGCGCGCCAAAGTTCATCGGCTGTCCAATGGCCCGAATCGTCGCGGCTGACGTGGAACATGCGGGCGC includes:
- a CDS encoding ThuA domain-containing protein, with the protein product MSGWRFLFGGAVLFSMAFSGLVAAQARAADPWIVFDGKEGPGHGKQIVLLSGDEEYRSEEGLPQLAKILAEHHGFHCTVLFSINRTNGTIDPNEHSNTPGLEMLKTADLLIMLTRFRNYPDAKMKYVADYIESGRPIIGLRTATHAFDIPRSSPYAKYSYNSGVKGWDGGFGRHVLGETWINHWGGHKSQSTRGIFAPGMANHPILRGIKDGEIWVPTDVYEVRLPMLSDVKPVILGEVLQGMKPTDPPLEGKKNNPMMPIAWIKPYTGTSGKTAQNFCTTMGASVDLENEALRRMLVNAAYWCMGMNVPEKADVDLVGRYNPSFFGFGGFKKGVKPEDLIAN
- a CDS encoding ComEC/Rec2 family competence protein, encoding MRRAYQPLVVVFAAACGGIVVDRWRGPALPVWLWTAAVALIVWRLLWRRRALPAALALLMCVAAIGGAWHHLYWHFFAADDIGLFARELPEPVCIEAIVAGGPRFIPAPPYDPLRSIKKRDQTRFAIRAVAIRDSERWRSASGIADVEVDGRLDDLSIHAGDRLRIFGRISAPSPASNPGEIDYAELARGRRDLAALHVKVPACIAIVERASGWSLARLVSEVRRRGQDLLHRYISKTQSPLAQAVLLGAHDDLDPSRVEPFMLTGTIHIMVVAGLHVGILAYLLFLALRTGFVPRPLALLAVAALTGLYALVTDAQPPVVRAMILVWIVCGSMWLSRRRAGLNSLALAGLVVVAFNPTDLFRAGAQLSFLAVAGLILFADREHRRMTTNPQGKPIAYDPLAALIERTRPWPVRALRWFGEEVRRTTLAGLVIWLVAMPLVMARFHLLAPAAIVLTPLVLLPMTIAMAAGFAVLLVGWAVPPLGAVFGSVCDWNLRLLEWMVTKASTLPGNHFWLPGPREWWLAGFYVGLAWVGLNYGRILSHRRWLLWPAAGFAAWCGVGFAAARFLPAHSGGLDCTFVSVGHGCAVVMELPGGRVLMSDAGRLGQPLVAARDISNYLWSHGQTHIDAIVISHNDVDHFNAVPELLERFSVGVIYVSPVMFNRDTGALRTLQAAVRRTGVPMREIAVGDRLASGDDSRIEVLHPPPDGMGQTENADSILLSIVWHGRRFLMTGDLAPPGTEAVVAEPTIPFDVAMVPHHGSPTALPAMFAAWCRPHWAVISGDISHDSRIAVNAYQAAGAIVLNTSTSGAVHFGMGPVGDTIHVDCYRRGDRW